The Capsicum annuum cultivar UCD-10X-F1 chromosome 3, UCD10Xv1.1, whole genome shotgun sequence genomic sequence TTctaagaagaagaggaagaagaaataCCAACCAATTGACGAAGAAGGTGcaacacacaacaacaacaacaaaacaggTGGTTTCAAAGGAAAGTACCCTCCTTGTAAGCATTACGGCAAGCTCGGACGTGCACCTTTCAAGTGTTGGGAGAGACCTGATGGTAAGTGCACTAAATGCAATCAGCTTGGGCATGAAGCGATATCTACAAGAACAAAACTCAGCAGCAAGATGCAGAGGCTCGAGTTGTTGATGAACAGGAAGAAGATCAACTCTTTGTCGCATCATGTTTTACAAGCAGTGTCTCAAGCGAGTTGTGGCTGATCGATAACAGATGCACAAATCATATGACTTGCGATaaagatttttttaaagatttgagGCCTAGTAAAGTTACAAAAGTTAGAATCGGCCATGGTGGTTATATTCCAGCAAAAGGAATGGGAACCATTACAATTGAAACACAATCGGGCACTAAAACAATTTCTGATGTTCTTTATGTACCCGATTTGGACCAGAACTTGTTAAGTATTGGTCAGTTATtagaaaaagatttcaaattgtatttcgaagataaacactcttgataaaggAAGTATCAGGACTAGACCTATTTAAAGTGAAAATGAGAAGCAGAAGTTTCTCATTAAATCCATTGGAAGAAGAGCGTGGATTTCACCAGTTGTGTGTGGAGTCACCTCTGCTAAAAGAAGACATTCCACCTGATGATGAAGGCTGGCTTTGTCCTGGTTGCGATTGCAAAGTTAACTGCATTGACTTGCTTAATAATCTTGAAGGAACAGACCTTTTTGTCACTGATAGTTGGGAGAAAGTATATCCCAAGCAAGCTGCTGCTGCTGCGTCCGGGGAGAAGCTAGATGATATTCCTGGACTTCCATCGGATGACTCGGAGGATGATGACTACAACCCTGAAAATCCAGATGTAGAAAAAAATGATTCTGAAGCTGAGGCAGAGGCAGAAATTTCCAAACTTGTTTCTGCCCTTGGAGAACAAGTTTCTTTGCCATTGTCTGGAAAGATGAAAGGTACCCTCAAGCAAAAATTGACGGTTATTGATCCTGTGTTAAAAGACATACAGACAAAGAAACATGAAAGGCTTCAGGAATTATTGAACATAGAAACACATATAGCAGCAATTTGTGCAGAAATGGCAGGAAATGACAAGAGTTATTAGTCCCACAGATGTTCAAGTAAATGAACAAGACTTGACAGCTAAGAGATTGGCAGAACTGAAGTCACATCTTCAGGAAAGAACCTCCGGTTGCAACGAGTGAATAGCTATATGAGCGTAATTCATGAGCTTACAGTAGTTATGTCACTTGATTTCAAGAAGATAATAGCTAATATCAATCCAAGTTTGGCGAATCATTTGAATGGACAATCAAAGCAGCAACGGCTAGAAAGAATTCAAGATCTTGGCAGCTCTCTAATAGAACTTTGGAACCTCATGGACATGCAAATGGAGGAACAACTGAGGTTTAACCATATCACTTCCTTAGTTTCTTCCTTTATTGATGAGATAACTAGACAAGGATCCCTTGCCATTCACATTATTGAACAGGCTGAAGAGGCTGAAGTGGAAGTTGAGCGTTTAAGTGCTCTAAAGATCAGTAAGCTGAGAGAATTGATATTTAAGAGACAAAATGAGCTCGAGGAAATCTACTAGAGTGTTGGAGTGTTCATATGGATGTAGATAGTGAGACTGCACGCTAGATTTTAATCCAGATTATGGAGTCTGACAATGATCTCTCTAGTCTGCTTTCAAGCATGGATGATCAGGTGGGGAAAGCCAAAGAGGAAGTTGCTAGCAGGAAAGATGTTTTGGATAAAATGGAAAAGTGGAAACATGCATCCCAAGAGGAAAGCTGGCTTGATGAGTATGAAAAGGATGAAAATCGTTACAGCGCTGGGAAAGGGGTCCACATCAATTTGAAACGTGCAGAAAAAGCACGGATTTTGGTCAGCAAAATACCATCCCTCGTTGAGAACTTGACTGCCAAGATAAAGGCCTGGGAGAAGGAGAGAGGAATTTCATTTTTGTATCACAAAGCCCTATGGCTCAGAAAGATCATGTGTGATTTACATATGGAACAGAATGACAGTACTGAGATTCTAGTCGATAACCAGGCAGCTATTGCAATCTCAAACAATCCAGTGTTTCATAGGAAGACCAAATATTTCAATATCAAGTTCAATTTTTTGAGAGAAGTGCAGCAAAAAGGAGAAGTAACTCTAATCTACTGCAAGTCTGAAAACCAGCTAGCAGACCTGTTCACTAAGCTATTTCCAGTCAGTAAGTTCGAGCTTCTAAGGCAAAGAATTGGTGTTTGCATTTCAtaaagcaaggaggagtgttgaatgttgctttaagaatgcaactgtttttttcttctttccccAGCCTTTTCCTTTTAACGTACAaatcctagttaaattaggagtcctatctttggtaggaaactaattagttattttaattttggtagaaaTAGGTTGTTTCTTTGTNNNNNNNNNNNNNNNNNNNNNNNNNNNNNNNNNNNNNNNNNNNNNNNNNNNNNNNNNNNNNNNNNNNNNNNNNNNNNNNNNNNNNNNNNNNNNNNNNNNNNNNNNNNNNNNNNNNNNNNNNNNNNNNNNNNNNNNNNNNNNNNNNNNNNNNNNNNNNNNNNNNNNNNNNNNNNNNNNNNNNNNNNNNNNNNNNNNNNNNNNNNNNNNNNNNNNNNNNNNNNNNNNNNNNNNNNNNNNNNNNNNNNNNNNNNNNNNNNNNNNNNNNNNNNNNNNNNNNNNNNNNNNNNNNNNNNNNNNNNNNNNNNNNNNNNNNNNNNNNNNNNNNNNNNNNNNNNNNNNNNNNNNNNNNNNNNNNNNNNNNNNNNNNNNNNNNNNNNNNNNNNNNNNNNNNNNNNNNNNNNNNNNNNNNNNNNNNNNNNNNNNNNNNNNNNNNNNNNNNNNNNNNNNNNNNNNNNNNNNNNNNNNNNNNNNNNNNNNNNNNNNNNNNNNNNNNNNNNNNNNNNNNNNNNNNNNNNNNNNNNNNNNNNNNNNNNNNNNNNNNNNNNNNNNNNNNNNNNNNNNNNNNNNNNNNNNNNNNNNNNNNNNNNNNNNNNNNNNNNNNNNNNNNNNNNNNNNNNNNNNNNNNNNNNNNNNNNNNNNNNNNNNNNNNNNNNNNNNNNNNNNNNNNNNNNNNNNNNNNNNNNNNNNNNNNNNNNNNNNNNNNNNNNNNNNNNNNNNNNNNNNNNNNNNNNNNNNNNNNNNNNNNNNNNNNNNNNNNNNNNNNNNNNNNNNNNNNNNNNNNNNNNNNNNNNNNNNNNNNNNNNNNNNNNNNNNNNNNNNNNNNNNNNNNNNNNNNNNNNNNNNNNNNNNNNNNNNNNNNNNNNNNNNNNNNNNNNNNNNNNNNNNNNNNNNNNNNNNNNNNNNNNNNNNNNNNNNNNNNNNNNNNNNNNNNNNNNNNNNNNNNNNNNNNNNNNNNNNNNNNNNNNNNNNNNNNNNNNNNNNNNNNNNNNNNNNNNNNNNNNNNNNNNNNNNNNNNNNNNNNNNNNNNNNNNNNNNNNNNNNNNNNNNNNNNNNNNNNNNNNNNNNNNNNNNNNNNNNNNNNNNNNNNNNNNNNNNNNNNNNNNNNNNNNNNNNNNNNNNNNNNNNNNNNNNNNNNNNNNNNNNNNNNNNNNNNNNNNNNNNNNNNNNNNNNNNNNNNNNNNNNNNNNNNNNNNNNNNNNNNNNNNNNNNNNNNNNNNNNNNNNNNNNNNNNNNNNNNNNNNNNNNNNNNNNNNNNNNNNNNNNNNNNNNNNNNNNNNNNNNNNNNNNNNNNNNNNNNNNNNNNNNNNNNNNNNNNNNNNNNNNNNNNNNNNNNNNNNNNNNNNNNNNNNNNNNNNNNNNNNNNNNNNNNNNNNNNNNNNNNNNNNNNNNNNNNNNNNNNNNNNNNNNNNNNNNNNNNNNNNNNNNNNNNNNNNNNNNNNNNNNNNNNNNNNNNNNNNNNNNNNNNNNNNNNNNNNNNNNNNNNNNNNNNNNNNNNNNNNNNNNNNNNNNNNNNNNNNNNNNNNNNNNNNNNNNNNNNNNNNNNNNNNNNNNNNNNNNNNNNNNNNNNNNNNNNNNNNNNNNNNNNNNNNNNNNNNNNNNNNNNNNNNNNNNNNNNNNNNNNNNNNNNNNNNNNNNNNNNNNNNNNNNNNNNNNNNNNNNNNNNNNNNNNNNNNNNNNNNNNNNNNNNNNNNNNNNNNNNNNNNNNNNNNNNNNNNNNNNNNNNNNNNNNNNNNNNNNNNNNNNNNNNNNNNNNNNNNNNNNNNNNNNNNNNNNNNNNNNNNNNNNNNNNNNNNNNNNNNNNNNNNNNNNNNNNNNNNNNNNNNNNNNNNNNNNNNNNNNNNNNNNNNNNNNNNNNNNNNNNNNNNNNNNNNNNNNNNNNNNNNNNNNNNNNNNNNNNNNNNNNNNNNNNNNNNNNNNNNNNNNNNNNNNNNNNNNNNNNNNNNNNNNNNNNNNNNNNNNNNNNNNNNNNNNNNNNNNNNNNNNNNNNNNNNNNNNNNNNNNNNNNNNNNNNNNNNNNNNNNNNNNNNNNNNNNNNNNNNNNNNNNNNNNNNNNNNNNNNNNNNNNNNNNNNNNNNNNNNNNNNNNNNNNNNNNNNNNNNNNNNNNNNNNNNNNNNNNNNNNNNNNNNNNNNNNNNNNNNNNNNNNNNNNNNNNNNNNNNNNNNNNNNNNNNNNNNNNNNNNNNNNNNNNNNNNNNNNNNNNNNNNNNNNNNNNNNNNNNNNNNNNNNNNNNNNNNNNNNNNNNNNNNNNNNNNNNNNNNNNNNNNNNNNNNNNNNNNNNNNNNNNNNNNNNNNNNNNNNNNNNNNNNNNNNNNNNNNNNNNNNNNNNNNNNNNNNNNNNNNNNNNNNNNNNNNNNNNNNNNNNNNNNNNNNNNNNNNNNNNNNNNNNNNNNNNNNNNNNNNNNNNNNNNNNNNNNNNNNNNNNNNNNNNNNNNNNNNNNNNNNNNNNNNNNNNNNNNNNNNNNNNNNNNNNNNNNNNNNNNNNNNNNNNNNNNNNNNNNNNNNNNNNNNNNNNNNNNNNNNNNNNNNNNNNNNNNNNNNNNNNNNNNNNNNNNNNNNNNNNNNNNNNNNNNNNNNNNNNNNNNNNNNNNNNNNNNNNNNNNNNNNNNNNNNNNNNNNNNNNNNNNNNNNNNNNNNNNNNNNNNNNNNNNNNNNNNNNNNNNNNNNNNNNNNNNNNNNNNNNNNNNNNNNNNNNNNNNNNNNNNNNNNNNNNNNNNNNNNNNNNNNNNNNNNNNNNNNNNNNNNNNNNNNNNNNNNNNNNNNNNNNNNNNNNNNNNNNNNNNNNNNNNNNNNNNNNNNNNNNNNNNNNNNNNNNNNNNNNNNNNNNNNNNNNNNNNNNNNNNNNNNNNNNNNNNNNNNNNNNNNNNNNNNNNNNNNNNNNNNNNNNNNNNNNNNNNNNNNNNNNNNNNNNNNNNNNNNNNNNNNNNNNNNNNNNNNNNNNNNNNNNNNNNNNNNNNNNNNNNNNNNNNNNNNNNNNNNNNNNNNNNNNNNNNNNNNNNNNNTTTTGTGGCTTGGTCTAGGATTCTGCACAATTGCCTTTCTCTACATGATAGTTATCATCATGCTGTACTCTGAATTATCGGAATATGTACACGCCCTGTGATACACCTCTCTTCCTAGATACTCCTACAGAAAGTAACAACTACTCTTAACATGGATTTCTTGATTGAACTAGATTTTCCCACCTTCTCTCTCAAGCATATGGGCCTGTGCTATTGGACTTTAAATTGATTTGTTTTATCTTTATACAAAACTAATATTTCTTCCTTAAATGTTACTATTTTCTGTCAtcaacaaaataatcaaaatatatttggtTTTTCTCAATACAATAGGTGAGGAGTATAACAGGTTAGCTACATATTGGTGGCACTTTCCCTTCTTATTCAAAAATCTAGAATCTTTTCGATCCACCAAACATTTGTCGAGATGTAGCAGTTAACTATCATTGATTGTTAACATTTCTCTACATGTAGTAGTTACAATATGTACCATTTCTCTACATGATGGAAACGATTTCGTTTCCATTTCCACATTGCAACACTATATACATGCCAAATAGACAGTGGGATATAAAGTATTGAATAGGGGCCATTTGGATGGCGAATTTGTATGTGAGCTGTTACCCCAACGGGTCAGGACAGAAAATTCTCTAGGAAGAAAAcaatactgtaacaccccaacttaggaaggagccccacatcggcaaaacacaggagggatgttgggtatataagtaagcaaacTTTACTCCatagtgacgcgttttaaagccgtgcgAGCCTGGGCCCAAaacagacaatatcactagtgagttggggagttacagggatatctcgggccttcatgggtcgggatgcccgtcgcggccaggaCCTCGGGTCGGGGCGTGACAGATTGGTACCAGAGCCGCTCATGTGTCAGCCCTATTGATGTGGGCTAGAGTTCAAATTGAGtttaggcaaatcccattcggtggggaaaacctcagcgaggacgccGAGTCCTTAAGGGGGGTGATGTGACACCCTAACTTAGgagaaggagtcccacatcggcaaaacacaagagggatgttgggtatataagtaagaaagtcttACTACCTAGTGACGtgttttaaagccgtgcgggcccGGACTCagagcagacaatatcactagtgggttgggcaaagacaggggtctctcgggccttgatggttcgagatgctcgtcgcagccagggcctcggctcggggTCGTGACAAATACCCACCCTATGCATTTCATCTCTTTTCCCCTTTTATACCAAACAGTGAACTATCACCTTTCCcatcacaaaaaaagagtctagCCGGGAAAACCCACCGGGACTCATCCGATAGCGCCAGCCTACTTCTTTCCACTGTATTATCTTTTTTGCTTTTCAAGCCTCACCAGAAATTTTGGAGAAGGAATGGTGAATTTTCAAAAgagaaaccataattaaaactTTTCACACGCTCAAATGTAAGTATAAACACTATTTGCTACGTCAAGGTAATGTAATTATCTAATATCTACCTTATCAAAACAAAAAACGTAATGTGCTTATCTGAAACACTTCTGTCAAACAGGGGTGTCTATCTGTCACCTGTTAAGTTGGATCATCTAACAGCAATAAAAAGGAAAACTTTTTCCCCTCCAACTTGAAATTACTTTTACATGGTCCAAATATAAGAGCTACAGCGACTGATTGATGAATTTCAATGAGTCTGATATCTATGCTTTATACAACCTATAAGgtgcaaaagtaaacttacaacGAAAAATCAAGCTAAATAGACAATTGATTCTTTCTCTGAACTTGCTTCATTCTATGAAGTTTTAAACATTTAGTCAAGACAATAAGACATCCACATAATACTGACATCAAAACCATCTAGTATATTTACAATGTTAATACAAGGAAATGAACAAGTACTTACAACAGTAGATCAACAAAGAGAAGACGCAGCTCAAGGGGTTGATTGCTGTCCAACTATCTACATAAATGCAGAAAATATACCTTCAATCAAGTCAACCAACTCTTTGAGTCTGCATCCTTCTCCCCCTCTCATAGACAGGATCATCAGTGGGCAACTCATATCGACAAACTGGACAGGTATTCCTAATTCCAAGCCAAGGCAGAATACAGTCGCCATGATACCTATGAGCACATGGTAACTGTCTAGCCTCTTCTCCCAAATTCATCTCATCCTTGCAGATAGCACAAGTAGCATGGTTCTTTTCTAAATCATCTTTACTCACAGCCACAGTTGGAAGGTCTCTAACAACAATCTTTGAAGCTGGTGGTCTTCCACTTAAAGCACTCTCGGCCTCTGCAAACTGTTCGAACAATAGCTCATACTCAGCAGTGTAATTATAATCCTCTTGATCAATATGAGGATTGAGATCGAATTCTGCATTTCTAAATTCTGGGTCAGGCTCCAAATTCTGAACATTCAGCAGAAACTCCCACTCCAAATTTTCCAACTCGCGAGCTCTATCCTCTCGCGCAGCAATTTCCGATATCTCCTCATCAAACAAGCTCAAAATCTCTCTCTCATCAACTCTCCCATCAATTTCTTCCCACTCAAAGTCCTCATTCACATCCCTATGATCCTCCAATTGGAATGAACCCCAACATAACCGAAGACTCGGGTCATCACTCTCGTTATCACGAATATTCTCATCTTCATCATCGTCATCACCTTCACCCACATCGAACAGTCTGCCGCCAACAACACAATTCCCATCATGATCCGAATCGGATTCAACATCCACAACCCTCAACCCACTCACAAACTCCTCCGGTCCATCACAGTCCTCAACATGAAACCCCGAATCATCCGTATCCTCACGAAAACCTAACCCTAACCCTAACCCAAATTCTACATCTAAGTTGTTCAACCCCGTAAACTCATCCCCTTCAATCACACCAAAACCATCCTCCACATCCGGGTCCAAAACAACCCGACTCGACGATTGAGATTGTTCAACCCGTTGGTGAAACATATCCATAACAAAATTGACTTGGTCCTCGCGTTGTGAAATGTCGCCGTTTAATGCAAAACCGTTCCTCCTAGTAGAAACGGAAGATATTTGGGAACGGTGGCGAGGGAAATTGGAGAGATCTGGGGAGGCGTAAACGGTGAAGTCACCGAAAGTGATAGGCCAGTAAGGAGAAGAGTCGACGTCCTCTACAACGGCGTTTTGATGTTCGATGACGTCATCGTCGTCGTCGTTGAGGAAATTAAGGGGAGAGATGGAGACCTGAGCCATTGCTGAAGAAAATGGGCAAGcgtttttcttttgcttttgtgtgtgtgtgtgtgtgtgtgtgtgtgtgtgtgaagaagTCCGTTATTGGATTTTGTGTTTGCTTTGTATTGATGGTTTTCTAGTTAAAGGAGATGATTTTCTTGGCGTGTTAAATTACTCtattaaaacatcaaaatctcCGTCCCTTTCCACTCGGTTTGAAAGCTGGGGAGTGTTTGGTTAGATAGCACGTAAAAAAGCTCAACTGCGTGATGGAACTTTTACAAATTGCTTAATCATCTATCCGTTAATAGTTGAGTTTATTAATGTTGTTTTCCTGATTTATTACTGTTATTGTAGATTTTGCCACATGATATTATCTAGTTCTTCATTATTTACTAGCTTTCACCTCAGAATATTTTTATAAGTGGAATATGTGAGTCATTTCATCAAGTTCACTAACATATTTGACTTTTTTAATCCCTTAGGAATCATTTATTTgtaaaaagttattttgaaataattaatttcgaTATtaattatcccaccatttatatgaaataacttattcTATCACTATGACGTAAATGATTTCGGAACTAATACctcacatcaaatataaaataaaataatccttcatTTTGTTTGAGAATTATTTCTCTCTTGTACCTCACCATCCCTTATAGTTACACCCTAGTGCTgacttgttaattttttaaaaaaattatagaagaatTATCTCTCACTCGATGACAAGCAATTTTGaacaataattttagtaatatggGAAAGAGGGAGTATGAAGTTCTGAACTATTGCTAGTACCGGTTCAATGATAAAATGGTTTTAGGCCTCCATGTGTTTTAAGGCCCCATTTTTAATCAACTAGATAGGTATGCCCGTGCATTGCACGGATCCAACGCGTATAGTAGAACAAAATGAAGATGTAACAGTAAGAGACTATCCCGTTTGATTGGATCAGTTGATGAAAATGATCCCAAATGTATGTTTTATACAATCATGGAAATAACATACTACTGGATGCTCACATTCACATATAATAGTACCTGCTGTCTATTTACATACGTACATATTATCCCGTTAATTGGATCAGTTGATGGAAATGATCTCAAATGTACTGTACTCAACTATTCAATTGCCTTGAGGCACATCAATCCTTCAGTAGCTCAATGTTACCTTTTGTTTTTAGGTAATCTACATGCGAGAGTTGCAGAAGAATTTAGTAAATACAATATGTGTCTACATATAAATCAACACTATTATAACAATTATATAGTTTAGAGATGAGGTTGACAGTTGACTTCTATTATATTTAGCAGCATTTTACTTCTAATCATCAGAAATTTTAACGAACTCcaaaaagacaaaaattaaaCTTCTATCATTTAACAAGTATAATTGCAAGTTCGCAAGGAGGTCGATAAAAGTTCGTTTTCAAAACAGATGTCAACTTTCTTACTGCTAATCATATTGttattaaataaataacaaactGAAACAGGTGAAAGCAGTAAGTTTTTTCTCTTTGTCCCTGCTTtgtttatgaatgtttatgaataTGGAGAACAAAAAGGTGTAAAGTACATATGACCAAGGAAGCAGGTATCTAACCTTTCCACTTGACTGTCCATATACAGAGTAAT encodes the following:
- the LOC124896888 gene encoding uncharacterized protein LOC124896888; translated protein: MRQGGAVERALPAKYHDDGRSKKKKKNYQLTDEEGATHTMMDVLRRRGRRNTNQLTKKVQHTTTTTKQVVSKESTLLVSITASSDVHLSSVGRDLMQDAEARVVDEQEEDQLFVASCFTSSVSSELWLIDNRCTNHMTCDKDFFKDLRPSKVTKVRIGHGGYIPAKGMGTITIETQSGTKTISDVLYVPDLDQNLLSIGQLLEKDFKLYFEDKHS
- the LOC107862358 gene encoding E3 ubiquitin ligase BIG BROTHER-related, with protein sequence MAQVSISPLNFLNDDDDDVIEHQNAVVEDVDSSPYWPITFGDFTVYASPDLSNFPRHRSQISSVSTRRNGFALNGDISQREDQVNFVMDMFHQRVEQSQSSSRVVLDPDVEDGFGVIEGDEFTGLNNLDVEFGLGLGLGFREDTDDSGFHVEDCDGPEEFVSGLRVVDVESDSDHDGNCVVGGRLFDVGEGDDDDEDENIRDNESDDPSLRLCWGSFQLEDHRDVNEDFEWEEIDGRVDEREILSLFDEEISEIAAREDRARELENLEWEFLLNVQNLEPDPEFRNAEFDLNPHIDQEDYNYTAEYELLFEQFAEAESALSGRPPASKIVVRDLPTVAVSKDDLEKNHATCAICKDEMNLGEEARQLPCAHRYHGDCILPWLGIRNTCPVCRYELPTDDPVYERGRRMQTQRVG